In one Nicotiana tomentosiformis chromosome 6, ASM39032v3, whole genome shotgun sequence genomic region, the following are encoded:
- the LOC104113471 gene encoding serine/threonine-protein phosphatase 2A 65 kDa regulatory subunit A beta isoform-like isoform X2, with translation MSVVDEPLYPIAVLIDELKNEDIQLRLNSIRRLSTIARALGEERTRKELIPFLSENNDDDDEVLLAMAEELGVFIPYVGGVEHASVLLSPLEGLCSVEETCVREKAVESLCRIGSQMRESDLVESFIPLVKRLAAGEWFTARVSSCGLFHIAYPSAPEPLKNELRTIYSQLCQDDMPMVRRAAATNLGKFAATIEQPHLKTDIMSMFETLTQDDQDSVRLLAVEDCAALGKLLEPKDCVAQILPVIVNFAQDKSWRVRYMVANQLYELCEAVGPEATRTDLVPAYVRLLRDNEAEVRIAAAGKVTKFCRILSPELAIQHILPCVKELSSDSSQHVRSALASVIMGMAPILGKDATIEQLLPIFLSLLKDEFPDVRLNIISKLDQVNQVIGIDLLSQSLLPAIVELAEDRHWRVRLAIIEYIPLLASQLGVGFFDDKLGALCMQWLKDKVYSIRDAAANNVKRLAEEFGPTWAMEHIVPQVLDMINDPHYLYRMTILHAISLLAPVMGSEITCSKLLPVIITASKDRVPNIKFNVAKVLQSLIPIVEQSVVETTIRPCLVELSEDPDVDVRFFANQALQATK, from the exons ATGTCAGTGGTTGATGAGCCGTTGTATCCCATTGCGGTTTTGATTGATGAGTTGAAGAATGAAGATATCCAGCTTAGATTGAATTCAATCCGGCGCTTGTCTACCATTGCCCGTGCTCTTGGTGAGGAGAGAACTCGGAAAGAGTTGATTCCATTTCTAAGCGAGAACAACGATGACGATGATGAAGTTCTTCTTGCAATGGCCGAAGAGTTGGGGGTGTTTATTCCATACGTTGGAGGGGTTGAACATGCGAGTGTATTGCTTTCACCCTTGGAAGGTCTTTGTAGTGTTGAAGAGACTTGTGTTAGGGAAAAGGCAGTTGAGTCATTATGCAGAATTGGGTCTCAAATGAGGGAATCAGACTTGGTGGAATCATTTATTCCACTTGTGAAG AGACTGGCTGCTGGAGAGTGGTTTACTGCTCGAGTTTCGTCCTGTGGATTGTTTCACATTGCCTATCCAAGTGCTCCAGAGCCATTAAAGAACGAACTAAGGACCATCTATAGCCAACTTTGCCAAGATGATATGCCTATGGTGAGGAGAGCAGCTGCTACAAATCTTGGAAAGTTTGCTGCTACTATTGAACAACCCCATTTGAAGACTGACATCATGTCAATGTTTGAAACCCTGACCCAGGATG ATCAAGATTCTGTCCGTTTATTGGCTGTTGAGGATTGTGCAGCTTTGGGGAAGCTGTTGGAGCCTAAAGATTGTGTAGCACAAATTCTGCCCGTCATAGTTAATTTTGCTCAG GATAAGTCTTGGCGTGTTCGTTACATGGTTGCAAATCAACTTTATGAACTTTGTGAGGCAGTTGGACCGGAGGCTACCAG GACGGACTTGGTCCCTGCCTATGTTCGGCTACTTCGTGACAATGAGGCTGAAGTGCGTATAGCTGCTGCTGGCAAGGTGACTAAGTTCTGCCGTATTTTGAGCCCTGAGCTTGCTATCCAGCATATCCTTCCTTGCGTAAAG GAACTATCATCAGATTCATCCCAACATGTCCGTTCTGCTTTGGCTTCAGTTATCATGGGAATGGCGCCTATTCTCGGAAAG GATGCAACTATAGAGCAGCTTCTCCCAATTTTCCTCTCTCTTCTGAAGGATGAGTTTCCTGATGTTCGTTTGAATATTATCAGTAAGCTTGATCAAGTAAACCAG GTGATTGGAATTGATTTGCTCTCCCAATCCCTGCTGCCAGCTATTGTTGAACTTGCAGAGGATAGACACTGGAGGGTTCGGCTTGCAATAATTGAGTACATACCTCTATTGGCAAGTCAGCTGGGGGTCGGCTTTTTTGATGACAAGCTCGGTGCTCTATGCATGCAATGGCTAAAGGACAAG GTTTACTCTATTAGAGATGCAGCAGCAAACAATGTTAAGCGCCTTGCTGAGGAATTTGGTCCAACATGGGCAATGGAGCACATAGTTCCACAG GTGTTGGATATGATTAATGACCCACATTATCTTTACCGGATGACCATCCTTCATGCAATTTCTCTTCTTGCCCCTGTAATGGGCTCAGAAATTACTTGTTCCAAACTTCTGCCAGTTATAATTACTGCTTCAAAAGACAG GGTACCGAATATCAAGTTCAATGTGGCTAAGGTGTTGCAGTCTCTTATTCCAATAGTTGAACAATCT GTCGTGGAGACAACAATTCGACCATGTTTGGTTGAACTCAGTGAGGATCCAGATGTTGATGTTAGGTTTTTCGCCAACCAAGCCCTACAAGCAACCAAGTGA
- the LOC104113471 gene encoding serine/threonine-protein phosphatase 2A 65 kDa regulatory subunit A beta isoform-like isoform X1: MKNNMKFKKKKKGKKNKYISGNNAIKSTGISRSFPSSPPIDQSSDQTSAALIPLIASPTGIPTLPEAMSVVDEPLYPIAVLIDELKNEDIQLRLNSIRRLSTIARALGEERTRKELIPFLSENNDDDDEVLLAMAEELGVFIPYVGGVEHASVLLSPLEGLCSVEETCVREKAVESLCRIGSQMRESDLVESFIPLVKRLAAGEWFTARVSSCGLFHIAYPSAPEPLKNELRTIYSQLCQDDMPMVRRAAATNLGKFAATIEQPHLKTDIMSMFETLTQDDQDSVRLLAVEDCAALGKLLEPKDCVAQILPVIVNFAQDKSWRVRYMVANQLYELCEAVGPEATRTDLVPAYVRLLRDNEAEVRIAAAGKVTKFCRILSPELAIQHILPCVKELSSDSSQHVRSALASVIMGMAPILGKDATIEQLLPIFLSLLKDEFPDVRLNIISKLDQVNQVIGIDLLSQSLLPAIVELAEDRHWRVRLAIIEYIPLLASQLGVGFFDDKLGALCMQWLKDKVYSIRDAAANNVKRLAEEFGPTWAMEHIVPQVLDMINDPHYLYRMTILHAISLLAPVMGSEITCSKLLPVIITASKDRVPNIKFNVAKVLQSLIPIVEQSVVETTIRPCLVELSEDPDVDVRFFANQALQATK, encoded by the exons ATGAAAAATAAcatgaagtttaaaaaaaaaaaaaagggaaagaaaaacaaatatataAGTGGAAACAATGCCATAAAAAGCACCGGAATTAGCAGATCCTTCCCATCGTCTCCGCCTATAGATCAATCTTCTGATCAAACTTCCGCTGCTCTCATTCCTTTGATTGCTTCACCG ACAGGTATTCCTACATTGCCAGAAGCCATGTCAGTGGTTGATGAGCCGTTGTATCCCATTGCGGTTTTGATTGATGAGTTGAAGAATGAAGATATCCAGCTTAGATTGAATTCAATCCGGCGCTTGTCTACCATTGCCCGTGCTCTTGGTGAGGAGAGAACTCGGAAAGAGTTGATTCCATTTCTAAGCGAGAACAACGATGACGATGATGAAGTTCTTCTTGCAATGGCCGAAGAGTTGGGGGTGTTTATTCCATACGTTGGAGGGGTTGAACATGCGAGTGTATTGCTTTCACCCTTGGAAGGTCTTTGTAGTGTTGAAGAGACTTGTGTTAGGGAAAAGGCAGTTGAGTCATTATGCAGAATTGGGTCTCAAATGAGGGAATCAGACTTGGTGGAATCATTTATTCCACTTGTGAAG AGACTGGCTGCTGGAGAGTGGTTTACTGCTCGAGTTTCGTCCTGTGGATTGTTTCACATTGCCTATCCAAGTGCTCCAGAGCCATTAAAGAACGAACTAAGGACCATCTATAGCCAACTTTGCCAAGATGATATGCCTATGGTGAGGAGAGCAGCTGCTACAAATCTTGGAAAGTTTGCTGCTACTATTGAACAACCCCATTTGAAGACTGACATCATGTCAATGTTTGAAACCCTGACCCAGGATG ATCAAGATTCTGTCCGTTTATTGGCTGTTGAGGATTGTGCAGCTTTGGGGAAGCTGTTGGAGCCTAAAGATTGTGTAGCACAAATTCTGCCCGTCATAGTTAATTTTGCTCAG GATAAGTCTTGGCGTGTTCGTTACATGGTTGCAAATCAACTTTATGAACTTTGTGAGGCAGTTGGACCGGAGGCTACCAG GACGGACTTGGTCCCTGCCTATGTTCGGCTACTTCGTGACAATGAGGCTGAAGTGCGTATAGCTGCTGCTGGCAAGGTGACTAAGTTCTGCCGTATTTTGAGCCCTGAGCTTGCTATCCAGCATATCCTTCCTTGCGTAAAG GAACTATCATCAGATTCATCCCAACATGTCCGTTCTGCTTTGGCTTCAGTTATCATGGGAATGGCGCCTATTCTCGGAAAG GATGCAACTATAGAGCAGCTTCTCCCAATTTTCCTCTCTCTTCTGAAGGATGAGTTTCCTGATGTTCGTTTGAATATTATCAGTAAGCTTGATCAAGTAAACCAG GTGATTGGAATTGATTTGCTCTCCCAATCCCTGCTGCCAGCTATTGTTGAACTTGCAGAGGATAGACACTGGAGGGTTCGGCTTGCAATAATTGAGTACATACCTCTATTGGCAAGTCAGCTGGGGGTCGGCTTTTTTGATGACAAGCTCGGTGCTCTATGCATGCAATGGCTAAAGGACAAG GTTTACTCTATTAGAGATGCAGCAGCAAACAATGTTAAGCGCCTTGCTGAGGAATTTGGTCCAACATGGGCAATGGAGCACATAGTTCCACAG GTGTTGGATATGATTAATGACCCACATTATCTTTACCGGATGACCATCCTTCATGCAATTTCTCTTCTTGCCCCTGTAATGGGCTCAGAAATTACTTGTTCCAAACTTCTGCCAGTTATAATTACTGCTTCAAAAGACAG GGTACCGAATATCAAGTTCAATGTGGCTAAGGTGTTGCAGTCTCTTATTCCAATAGTTGAACAATCT GTCGTGGAGACAACAATTCGACCATGTTTGGTTGAACTCAGTGAGGATCCAGATGTTGATGTTAGGTTTTTCGCCAACCAAGCCCTACAAGCAACCAAGTGA